Proteins encoded by one window of Conger conger chromosome 1, fConCon1.1, whole genome shotgun sequence:
- the LOC133121662 gene encoding uncharacterized protein LOC133121662, producing the protein MWGFQVQISKSTIEMVTDGKVKKENEKEPGKLKVGSDCSLHINNLTTADTGQYFCRLYRNNKDYKDAPHISLSLLSSVSGDEYTVYSSVGDTASLPCSRSGSFECSSPMWSYHNQTSGTNIKLVIEGKFKKENEKEPRKLKVGSDCSLHINNLTTADTGQYFCRLYREGSGHTDATRIFLSLLNISSSPPVTELKIGSTVTLHCQLHSHSHRPCRDSMRVTWVSETGNPLQGARYKVSETQCSSSLTLTLERSDRNMKWRCQLTEGEEQKASLSYTTSFPDENMIGVWIGSGVAICIAVVFLVILAVKYKRRKVERETAFTQDTRSDTVTNQNKGQSEDTVTYAVVNPSAAGKRKPGRKTAESETEYATINTSR; encoded by the exons ATGTGGGGCTTCCAAGTTCAAATATCCAAAAGCACTATTGAAATGGTCACAGATGGGAAGgtcaaaaaggaaaatgaaaaggaaCCAGGAAAGCTGAAAGTGGGATCTGACTGCTCTTTGCACATTAATAATCTTACCACTGCTGATACTGGACAGTACTTCTGTCGACTGTATCGCAATAATAAAGACTATAAAGATGCTCCTCATATTTCCTTATCTCTTCTCAGCA GTGTCAGTGGAGATGAATATACTGTGTACTCCAGTGTGGGAGATACTGCCAGTTTACCATGCAGCCGTAGTGGTTCTTTTGAATGTTCCTCACCTATGTGGAGCTACCACAATCAAACATCCGGAACCAATATCAAACTGGTCATTGAAGGGAAGttcaaaaaggaaaatgaaaaggaaCCAAGAAAGCTGAAAGTGGGATCTGACTGCTCTTTGCACATTAATAATCTTACCACTGCTGATACCGGACAGTACTTCTGTCGACTGTATCGCGAAGGAAGTGGTCATACAGATGCTACCCGTATTTTCCTATCTCTTCTCAACA TCTCTTCATCCCCTCCAGTGACAGAGCTGAAGATTGGTAGTACAGTTACTCTTCACTGTCAACTTCATAGTCATAGTCATAGGCCTTGTAGAGATAGCATGAGAGTGACCTGGGTTAGTGAGACAGGAAACCCACTGCAAGGAGCCAGGTACAAGGTGTCAGAGACCCAGTGTTCCTCCAGTCTGACTCTGACACTTGAGCGCTCCGACCGCAACATGAAGTGGAGATGTCAGCTAACTGAGGGGGAGGAACAGAAGGCCTCACTCAGTTACACCACCAGCTTCCCTG ATGAAAATATGATAGGGGTTTGGATTGGCTCTGGAGTGGCTATATGCATAGCTGTTGTCTTCCTTGTGATATTGGCTGTGAAATACAAGAGAAGAAAAG TTGAAAGGGAGACTGCATTTACTCAAGATACACGGAGTGACACAGTTACCAACCAGAACAAA gGGCAGAGTGAGGATACTGTTACCTATGCTGTGGTCAATCCCTCTGCTGCTGGAAAGAGAAAACCAGGCAGAAAAACCGCAGAGTCGGAAACTGAATACGCCACCATTAATACCTCACGCTGA
- the LOC133121729 gene encoding uncharacterized protein LOC133121729, with translation MTSYRQTGLMWLLFNILLFFTGFSGDTSVDAYSSVGDTARLPCSHSGSFECSSIMWGFNNQTSKSTIELVTDGKVKKEHEKEPGKLKVGSDCSLHINNLTTADTGHYFCRLYHNEEDYEDAPHICLSLLSISSSPPVTELKIGSTVSLHCQLHSHRPCRHSMRVTWVSETGNPLQGARYKVSETQCSSSLTLTLERSDRNMKWRCQLTEGEEQKASLSYTTSFPGAE, from the exons ATGACTTCGTACAGGCAGACTGGACTCATGTGGCTGCTCTTCAACATCCTCCTCTTCTTcacag GTTTCAGTGGAGATACTTCAGTGGATGCGTACTCCAGTGTGGGAGATACCGCCAGATTACCATGCAGCCATAGTGGTTCTTTTGAATGTTCCTCAATTATGTGGGGCTTCAACAATCAAACATCCAAAAGCACTATTGAATTGGTCACAGATGGGAAGGTCAAAAAGGAACATGAAAAGGAACCAGGAAAGCTGAAAGTGGGATCTGACTGCTCTTTGCACATTAATAATCTTACCACTGCTGATACTGGGCATTACTTCTGTCGACTGTATCACAATGAAGAAGATTATGAAGATGCTCCTCATATTTGCTTATCTCTTCTCAGCA TCTCTTCATCCCCTCCAGTGACAGAGCTGAAGATTGGTAGTACAGTTAGTCTTCACTGTCAACTTCATAGTCATAGGCCTTGTAGACATAGCATGAGAGTGACCTGGGTTAGTGAGACAGGAAACCCACTGCAAGGAGCCAGGTACAAGGTGTCAGAGACCCAGTGTTCTTCCAGTCTGACTCTGACACTTGAGCGCTCCGACCGCAACATGAAGTGGAGATGTCAGCTAACTGAGGGGGAGGAACAGAAGGCCTCACTCAGTTACACCACCAGCTTCCCTG gGGCAGAGTGA